The genome window ATCATGAACACCATATCTTGCAGGTCTTCCCCACAGGTTCCAATCGGAAGTGCTTATGCTGATTTCTTACTTACAAGATGCAAACTGAATCACTGAATCTTTACACCAAGACCCTGTACCACGGCCCATGAACTCGGCTGGTGACCATTGCCATTATAACAATCATGTTGCCTGCATTAACCACTTGGTCCAAAAGCATGGCGGCCCCAACTCGTCGGAGTGCTGCATCTGCCAGCTTCCGGCCTCGGGCACCGCTCCCCCCAAGTACGACTCCTCGTACAGCCAAGTAAATTGACCGTGAGACCTTTGCGAATATGGCATCGTCATTTTGCAGGCTTTTTGTGAGCATTCTTGCCATAATCTCCTTTCTGCTTTGAAGCTTTGTTTCCAGAGAGGAAGTTGAATATGAGCCAGATAAGCTCACCATCATCTCAGTGATCTCTTCAAAACCTACATCAGGTGAATTCTTCAAGAGATCGGAGAGCCCCTCGACTGTTTTTGAAACTACAGATTCCAACTCTGAAGGAGCAACAGATTTTTCGCCGAGGACAACTTGTCGGAAAACCAAAATGCTGCATGCCATGGATAAAGGAGTAACTAACAGATGACAAACTACTAATGTTTGAACCATTTATTTACTGATGGAGAGCACACCTAGCCTAATCAGATTAGAAAAATCACCTTGTTGCGACAACAATTATTTGCTGGAGTTGGCTCTGAACAGCTCTCAATCTCAAAACATTAAGCTCAAGAGTTTCAGGAGCCATCTCAGTTGTCAATCCGGCTATTGCACTCGCAAGTTTTAGCAAACCAAGCCGAACCAACTTGTCCACCTTTTCTCCACTGCATTCTGGTAGTTCGTCACCACCTGGCTCAGGAAGCAAGGTCACTATAAATTACTATGGCATTGATGATTATGAACAATCATGCACTGTACATCACTGTTAATTATTCAAATGGCCTAGAACTTGGTCATCTTGAAAGttatgaagaaagaaaattaacAGAGAATTTTACCTGAAGCATTAAAAAGAACATCATACTGTTTTGATGAGGATGAAAGGCCACCACCTGTACGGAGGGTAGTAATAGGAAGTCCCTAAATTGAAGATGTCCAGCACATTTTGTTAGGCAATTTATTACACATGTTATGTGCCAAAGCCAATTTAAGAGAAACTCACATGACTTGCCGATAGAACAGAACAGAGGTCGACGTGCTCGTTCCATTCTTCTTCCAAACTGCCAACAAATGAGGATAACCAACGAGAAGTTTTTGGAAGAGAGTTGGCAGCACCAACAGGAGATCCACAGCGGTCCATGAATGCCTTCTGCAAATATTCCAATCCTGCAGATCCCTTGATGATTGGTTCCATCAACTTTATACGGGCAAGACTAACTTCCTTCTTCAGTGTCTGTCAACAGAATGTCTCAATCAAATTTTTGAAAAGTATGACAAATAGTTTATGCAGTGAAATATATTAGTtcaatatttttgaaaaatatgacAACATTTAAAGAGTGCACATATTTCAAAAGCCAAGATTCCTCATAAGAACTATCAGAAACCATAGTTTCCTCAGACAAGATCTTCACTCTTGAAATGTTGGTCATTTTCTGCCATTTTAACTAGAGAATCTGCACTGGCATCAAAATAGTTTGAACATTCGAATGCCAATTTAACTAAAGATTATATACAAGTATCACTTTGttcacatttatatatgtatcatCCACGAAATCCACAACTCTGAAAAGACAATTATAATTATCcatgtttcaatataaaatcgaaTCAATTAAGTTGGTGAAAACACAATAATAATCATTTTCATCTAGTATATCCACAAAAGTACTTTGATGAATGACATAAGGATCTGACCTGTATTTGCTCCAAAACAAAGCGCAGACCCTTGATTGCGGCAATAACAAAAAGGTTGTTCTGTTTGTCATTAGATCGAGCAATATCTTCCAAACTATTTAACAACTTCTGGTGGTCCTTTCTCATGTCATCTTCACTTGCAGGAGTAGATAATTTCCGAAGCATGGTCAGCACAAACTCTAAAATATTTCCAAGATAATGTATGTCATGAGAGCCTGACTCAAGGACCTTTCACCAAAATTAACAAGGAAAGTATGAGCTTGAAGTTGGAAATCAAGGCCAAGGGATTAAAAAGTATATTGGGTCaatatgtgtgacatattataAAAAATGTCAGGGACAAAAAGAAACACTAACACCATAGAGACTTTATAATCTAGGAGATCATAGATTTACCTGGGAGAGAATGTCAAGATCAATACTATTGAGAATATCTTGCTTCCAACTCTGTGGAGCCAAATCACATAATTCATCCCGTACTTCCTTTACAAGACCCAGTATTCTACTGTAATCAGGTCTGTCTTCCTTTAGAGAATCCAATATTCCATCCCAAAATGCCTTCTCCATCGTCTCTTTAACCTACCAGGCAGACAAAACATGAAACGAAATCTGTTAATGGCCCCTTGAAGAAAAACCTAATACAACAAGGATCAACCTCAAGAGAACAGTAGACCAGCAATGTGCAATAAATTTATTCACATGAGCCAGTGACTTggaaaaaaaacaagagaaaaaaattgCCTAATCATGCATCACCAATCATCCTCAAAAGACATCATCAATCTGAAAATTAAACCCTCTATACGAGTAGGTCTAAAAGATTATCAAACAATGGTCTTACTGATTCTTTTCTCATGCATTATGGCATGGctcatataagaaaaaaaatgttttgAGCGCCACCTGTATGTTTGGGGAAAGAAGTCCAATTACCTGGATACCAATCTCTTCAGCTTTGAGGTCAAGATTATCAGCAATATTTCCATTgccccaatgcattatctcattGACAAGCAGTTCATTTTCCGTGGGCGACTGTGTGACCGTTCTGAAACTTGACTGAACATCTACATTTTGAATTTCTGAACCAACCGTAGGCTGAGTGGAATATGAAGCACCAAACAGAGAACGAACAACATGATTGGATCTCCCTTTAATATCAACACTCTGCTCATGAGGCACAGAGACCACATTTTTTCCTGAAGTGTCGGGTGCCGAAGGTGATGAAATATGAGCAACAGATGTTGCCAAAGGGCTACCGTTCTCTTTTGCTTCAAAGAATTTGGATCGTGTATCTGATAAAGCACATTCCATTCGTTCAATTCCAGCATTGCCACCTAGGTGTTGCACTTTCTCCCTCAGAAGTTTCTGGTCTTCAATAACCTACATCAAAACACCCTTAGGATATTCATGACACAAACGTAAAAGAAAGAACATGATGGTAGCCATGAACCTTTCAATCTGACGAacaaaatattacaaatatttGTAATTTCGAGGTGCTAAATTATTCTACCATTAATCAACATTTGTGAAGCAGTTAACTCCTTTACGCTAATGAAGTTAGGCATATATACATCTGTGTTTTTTATATGTATCTATTAGTTAAGACCTATAAGTTTGTTAATAAGACTCAGAAAATTATGAACTTACTTATTGCAGAAAACATCTGATGGTCTTGTTAGGTttaccatagtgatgatttaactGTTACTCTGTCTTCTAAAAGGTCAAAAAGAACTCTTGGATTTAATTAGTAAAAATTCTTAAGAAGGCAATCCCTCCTTTCTTGCTCTAATTCCATCCCGACAGTTCTGTTTGATAGCGACTACCCATCAAATTCTCTAATTCCAACCCCACCTTTCTTGCTCTTGATTTGCCCAACTTCCTCCTCAACTTGCTCCTCTTTTCATTTATCTCTTAATTTCTCTTCATTGTCAATTATTTCCCTTTCCTAGTCATCCTCATTCTCTTTCACCTCTATTATCATTACCCTACTCCCTCTCTCAGTTATGATGACGCTAGCAAGTATAACATATGGTTGAAGTGTGGGGAGGGTGACAAAGAGAAATGGATAGATGAGGAAGTTGCCTTGCTGTCCTCCTTGGAAAAGAGTAAAAAGAAAAGGAGCTATTTTCATTTTGGAAAAATATCAGTGATTTCTCTATGCAGATTGCAATAGTCAGGTGATAACAGTAAACATAAAACACGCCAACAATTCTCCTAATCAACCAGTGGAAGTAAACCACACCAAATTTTTTGATCGGAATATATAATTTAGAAAAGCCTGAGTAGCCTTGTAACATCACAATAAAGGTCTCATGTAATTCTCTCTCAGAATTTTGAAGCCTCCTTCCAAAAGAGCAAAACAACAGTGCTAGTTAAAGATAAAGGCAGAACAACTTTAGAATGTTGGGTTATATGAATTTGTCACTCGTGTTTAACAAACAAAGTCAATGATTAATATAAAACAAACTTCAACTACTAGATTATTGTCTGGCTACAAGGACATTTTTGTGCCATCCAACTCTTGTTATGCCCACTTCTTTACAGTAATGGAAAATCATTGTCTCATGCATGTTCCAGTAACatgttttcttaagaagaaaaataatcgGTTAAGATCAGACAAACCTGTTTTTGAATAGCCCTCATATCATGACTAAGATCAACTGTCTGTCCTTCTGCAGTCATCTTGCATGTCTGCATCATCGACAGTTCCAATTGACAAGCAGCTCTCACAAGGTCTTCCTCCAGAGATCTAGCATCTTTCACTTTCCATACCACAAACCTGTAAAGGTAAGAACACCATGCCGTGTCGAATGTTCTCAGCTGGCATCTAAAATTCTGTTCCCGAGGCAAACCGGTAGAGGAGTCTTCATGATGATTCAAAGACAAGGCATCCGGTGATGATTGCCTCGAGGAGTGAGCACTTTTAGGACCATCCAATATGGTATTCACTAACAATTCAAACTCCCGAAGAAAGTTTATAGCTGCCTCCCTCAAGGAAACTTCGCGCTCCCCTTGGCCACTGAGAACAGCATTTGGATGACCTAATATCATGTAAGCACAGAGTATTACTCTGACCGGATACCTTGACATCTTTGTTTCAGAACTTCTAGATTCTCTGACAGCCACTCTTTTTGTCCCACCTCTCTCTCTTGAGGTTCTACTGGATGGGACTTTTCTATTTGGAGAGGCTAGCTGCTTAAGCAGATGATTAATATTTTCGACACTTGAAGGTCCAGATGAAAGTAAGAGTGAGATACGGCTCTCCAACCGATCTAGCAAGGATTTCGCCGTGGCCAGTGTTTTGGATGATTCAATAAGGAGAGCGACTTGTTCGAATGGCATACATTTAACAGAGTTCTCGTTTAACCCCATAGCTGCATAAGCTTTAGCCAAGGCAAAAGTAGTCCTCCTTGATTTCACAAACTGCCTCCAGCACCTAAATACCCAGTCAACCTTGAGAAGCAAATAAAAATCAGAGACTGCAATTATCAACTAGTAAAAAATATCACcttgctaattttcttgaaagaaAATCTCCATGTCTGATCAAATTGATCCGTGCAGAACCATGAGAGCCACCTCTTTGTTTAAGATACTCTGCCCTTTGTCGCTTTGCCTGAACACCAGTGTAGCTTGTATAAGAACGAGCAACGAAACCTTATAACAATGACAGAAACTACATAATTGCAAACCATGCATCCCTAATTTTCTCGACAACAGTTTCATATTAATCAGAGTCCAGCTATAATCTTATAAACCAATTGCAGCCAAAATAAGTCCAATCAGCTATGCCTACTATAATAAGTTAAAACAGTATCCAGCTATAATCCTACACCAGTAGATAGTATTTAGACTAGAGTGACGAGATTACAATATTACAAAATATTGAAAAAGAACCTAAAATGACTGGCACATACATTTTGGAGCCGATATTCTAACTGCTCTTTCAATCTTCTCCTTTCAGTTTCTCTTCGATGGTACACAGTTTTGGCTACCCTGCGTGCCTGcactactctagcatgggctcttTTCTTTTCTGCTTCTAACAATCCCAAACGTTTTTTCTCAGCAGCAGCACGCTTCTGAAAGATTGCAGAGCGCACACACTCTTTATGTTTGTTCTCTCGGATTACCCGTTGCAACAGAGATGATGCAGTTCTCTCGCGAATGGCAGCTCTTCTCTGCATATGAGCCTTAAGAAGGCGCATACGGTTTGCCTCAGCCTGTTGTACACGGGATTCAACTTTTGTACCCAGCTCTTCACGTTCCTTTACAAAACGCATTTCTACACCACTTTTAGCAGCTTGTCGTAGCTCATCCAATCTAGCTAACCGCATCTGCGCCTTTGCCAAAAGGTTCAACCTATCCACTCAAAGAGGAAGAACCAATTTTCAGTTTGGACAAAATGACCAAAAAATGTAATTGCTCCAACTGATAAAACCAAGTAATCTCAACTTTAAACTTTAAACTTTTAACCGTAGACCACCACAGTGCTTTGGATGCTTCGAATGGCTTTCAAAAACAAGCTAAAGTGGATAGGAAATATAAGGTACAATTTCAGAAAAATTCACAATATGTAGTTGTCAATGGAAGAATGCTAAGTAAGCTATAAACAACTTCAAGTTGTACAAAtctaaacaaaaacaaaacatttTCAATATTTGGAAATAGTGATGCGTGCCATTTAATGCTTCATACCAATCTAAACTGTTACAGAAAAATTAGTATTACAGAATAATAGGATTGATAAAACAACCAAAGGTTGAGACTACCAAGAAAATCACCTTTTCTGCTCAGCTGCAAAAAGTTTTGCTTCAATCCGTTGACCAGGATCATCCTCTTGAGATGACCATGAGGGGCTTCTTGGTTTTGGCCTTGCTTTGCTCGATAACAATTCGTGAAATTGCTGCCACACGAAAAACAAACGTCAAAATACACAACAACTATCATGTCACGTAAAAGAAGAAGCCCAATGCAAACCAACACTTTGCTTGCAAATGAAAAAGAaatttctacaatttataaaacaAAGAAGTGACAACCAGATAAAGGACCTAAGAGTACAAAACCTCCACAAGGAAATGTATGTGCATATAAATTCAACATCAAGAACTAGAAAGAACATGTTTAACAAAAAACAATCTTTTAGGATCCAAATAGATAGAaggaaatttatcaaaattgataGAAGGCAATTTCTTAAAGGACCACATTGATGCCTTACAATCTAGCAGTAATAAAAATCGCAAAGGAACCATTTATTTCCATAGAAACAtacataaaggaaaaaaaaaaccaaccATGCATCATGAGCAAATCCGATGTAAAAGATAGGAGAAAGAAAACAAGCAGAAAGTAAGATAGATTACCAGACAATTTTGTGAACATGGAGGATAGAGAAAAAATTAGCCATACATCATAAGGAAATTTAATAAGTAAGAAAAAAATAAGTAAAAGAGAGGTTCAGGCAATTATgtgaatataaaacaaaaaaaagtcaTACAAAAGGGACagcagaataataaaaaaatctatttaaAATTCCCGTAGTGCTACAGTTTTTTTTGTTCTCGGAGTACTACAAGTTATAAATTGGAAAGAGCTACCCCTGCTGACTCGGACAAATAGCAAAAAACACAAAAGTTGTGTAATATAAACAAAATTAGTTGTTAATACCACAGTGTTCTATagtgaagaataaaaaatatggcAAGGAAAAAGCACCTTTTTTATAAAACGAAAATCATTCACATGGAAGTCTTAGGTTCTCGAAGAAAAACTTACGGCAAGTACTTGAAGGAGCTAATAAATCCTGGTATGATAGCAGAAGGACCGAACATCCAAAGATATGACATAATTTGATGGAGGACATAATTGAAACACAACCAACGAAcacaaagaagaaacaaaatcgTTTACCCAAGAAGCATCCAAAGAAGAAAGAACCgagaaagaataaaaacaaaagaagacAAAGCTTCCAGATCATTAAAAAGGACCCCCAAAAAAGCCCCATACTTAAAACCTGTAATCAAACTTACTAGAGAAAagcaaaggaaagaaaataaaaccaAACAATGACTCCAGAACAACGAAAATTTCGATCTTTCGACAAAAGCCGACTTCTGAGCTAGTTTTCTCTGAATTGAACCTCGAAACGACACTGGTATTCAGAGAACCACAGACTCTAAAATCGGAGGGGGAAAAACCCTAAAATTtcatgaaagaacaaaaaatcgAAGCAACACGTAAACCTAATAACCAAAATACGATAGAAGACACAAATTTTCTCGAATAAACCACCTGTCTTCTGAGGTCGGCATCCCTGAGTTTAGCTTCAATCTCCTCCACGCTCGAGCGGCCGCCGCTGCTCTTGCCCTCAAGGAGCCTCCGGCGTATCCTCCTCGGGATCCTCGCGCGGGATGGCGACGTGTCCCCATCGGTGAAGTCGATCGCCACCGCCGCAGGCCTTGCCTCCGGTGACTCCACCGCCCCGCACGAATCCATCGGCCTACCACGGTCGCTCCACAAACCCTCCACGAAGGACTCGGCCAAGTAGAGACTCCTCCGACCAGACCCGAAGAAGAATGGAAATGGGAAGGTATTGATCGAGATCAATTCGACGAAGGACACACGTTTCCTTTTGAGTTCGCCTCGCCTCTCTTCTCTCCGGTCGCTTTATAAAGGGATGGCTTCTTTTTGAGGGAACGAGACCTTTTCCCTTCCTCGGCACCCTCATTCTTACCCACATTTCAGTTGGAAAATTAAATCGTTCGCGTCACCTGTGGGCCGCCTGAGACGACGGGTAAGGATTCGGGTGAGAATCCGTGTGGCAAAAGTAATTATAATTGAGTAACTTTATCTTAATTGCTTTTTCTTGACGGAGCAGTTAGTGAACGGCTAACTTAGAAGGCTTATCTAATGCCAGTTGGCGAATTTTGGACGGAAAAGCCCTTAACATCAGACGGCCACGGCCAAACCCGCACCTACCTCATTTTGTGGCCTAAGCTTCGTGTGGTCAAATCGAACCGAAAAATTAAACCGGATTAAATCTGTATCAAATCAGCTTCGAACAGACTTCATCCAAATCGATTCGTCAAtaatttaattttgaaatttataaataatttcgATTAATCGATTCAGAtcgaattaaattaattttaataataaaaatatcaactaaactTAAATATCTCAAAAACAGAACCGATGCTacttaaaattttaatcaaattaaaTGATTACTTTTATTTAGTTCGATTCCATCAATCAATTCGGTTGGAACACGAATGGCATTTCGTCGTACAGATTGCAGACCTTAGAAATTATATTTGGTGCGATCGGGAATAAATCGAATAAAAAGAGGACCGCTATTCACGAGACTCTCCCAATTGCACTTCGTCGAATGAGTACAAACCTGCGAAGTTGTTTATGAAGATAATTTAAAGCCAAAAAATGGTcgaaatataataaaagaagaaaaaggatttATATCAATCTCATCGTCTTCATTGCGTGGAAACGACGAGACGACGGCTCTATGTAACCGCGTTGGGTTGCGGAGGATCGAGTGTTTGCTTCCCTCGAAGCGCGCCAACGCCGACCTCTTTGACGCGGCGGTCGACAGCGACGAAACCAAAGAATACACGCCGGTTCTCCGATCGCGGACGCCTCTTTCCCGCAGCAAATCCTTCCCTTTCGGGCCTACGAGGAGAGCAGAATTACCAAATCGGGCCTACGAGGAGAGCAGAATTACTTCCCGTCTTCGTCGACGGTTCCAAAGACGGGCCGGGATATCCTGTTCCGTTCAAAACAGGGTACGGATTCGTTGTGGCCACCGACGAGGATCGGCCTCGTGGGGCCCGCCGGATGAAACGCTGGCCATTGGATCCACCGTGAGTTCTTTGGGAAACCAACGGAAGCGCGCTGACGTGGGCGGTTGGACTTTTCGGAGTGGTCAGACCGAGGGCGGGGCCCACTTCGGCCGACGCGTCGTAGGCTTTTTGACGTCTCGTCGTGGACgcctaataaataaataacaaaaacgtGTTCCATATACCACGTGGATATCCGTCTACGCGACGCGTGGCgaagtagtatatatatatatatatatatatatatatatatatatatatatatatatatatatatatatataagttaattaTAAAATGAAAGAAGCTCGAAAGTCCTTGTACAGATCATGGAATGCACGTCTCACACGTTTCTTGATGCATGTTTCATGATCTTGAATGGATTTGGCTTATCGGACCTTCTCAGTCGACCAATTGAATTGCTTCTCCTATTTGATGACCTCTTATCTCTTCCTCGACGGCGTCAACCGAGTGCCTTCATCGACCTTTCTAGATGCAAAGTTGGAATTGGATTAGATATCGCTGCATTTGCTCAtgcttttttaatttaaaatatattttatattaaatagtaTAAATGATATTTATACAGATTCGAATTTGAGATCAATAATGTCAATACAATTCCTTATCGATGTTTTGGTAAAGGAGgatgaacaaaaaataataatataataatttgtttGTAGAAGTAAATTTTGCATGTATTGATCCTTCTGGGAATCTACTTTGATGTGAATGAAAAATGTCAAATCACATGGTATAGTTGAATCATCATTTAAATAAGAAAGATGATGTTGATTTCCAAGAATCTTGTTGATGGCTTTGCTTGTTGGGGAGCAAAAGGCTAAACTGTCTTTGGAGTTGATGGAGAGTAAACGGCATGCCATTTACTCTCAACTCCCAGGTTGACTTATCCTCAACGATAAGATCATTCCGCATTGACCTATTATTGGGAACAAGGAA of Musa acuminata AAA Group cultivar baxijiao chromosome BXJ2-3, Cavendish_Baxijiao_AAA, whole genome shotgun sequence contains these proteins:
- the LOC135607788 gene encoding uncharacterized protein LOC135607788; translated protein: MDSCGAVESPEARPAAVAIDFTDGDTSPSRARIPRRIRRRLLEGKSSGGRSSVEEIEAKLRDADLRRQQFHELLSSKARPKPRSPSWSSQEDDPGQRIEAKLFAAEQKRLNLLAKAQMRLARLDELRQAAKSGVEMRFVKEREELGTKVESRVQQAEANRMRLLKAHMQRRAAIRERTASSLLQRVIRENKHKECVRSAIFQKRAAAEKKRLGLLEAEKKRAHARVVQARRVAKTVYHRRETERRRLKEQLEYRLQNAKRQRAEYLKQRGGSHGSARINLIRHGDFLSRKLARCWRQFVKSRRTTFALAKAYAAMGLNENSVKCMPFEQVALLIESSKTLATAKSLLDRLESRISLLLSSGPSSVENINHLLKQLASPNRKVPSSRTSRERGGTKRVAVRESRSSETKMSRYPVRVILCAYMILGHPNAVLSGQGEREVSLREAAINFLREFELLVNTILDGPKSAHSSRQSSPDALSLNHHEDSSTGLPREQNFRCQLRTFDTAWCSYLYRFVVWKVKDARSLEEDLVRAACQLELSMMQTCKMTAEGQTVDLSHDMRAIQKQVIEDQKLLREKVQHLGGNAGIERMECALSDTRSKFFEAKENGSPLATSVAHISSPSAPDTSGKNVVSVPHEQSVDIKGRSNHVVRSLFGASYSTQPTVGSEIQNVDVQSSFRTVTQSPTENELLVNEIMHWGNGNIADNLDLKAEEIGIQVKETMEKAFWDGILDSLKEDRPDYSRILGLVKEVRDELCDLAPQSWKQDILNSIDLDILSQVLESGSHDIHYLGNILEFVLTMLRKLSTPASEDDMRKDHQKLLNSLEDIARSNDKQNNLFVIAAIKGLRFVLEQIQTLKKEVSLARIKLMEPIIKGSAGLEYLQKAFMDRCGSPVGAANSLPKTSRWLSSFVGSLEEEWNEHVDLCSVLSASHGLPITTLRTGGGLSSSSKQYDVLFNASGGDELPECSGEKVDKLVRLGLLKLASAIAGLTTEMAPETLELNVLRLRAVQSQLQQIIVVATSILVFRQVVLGEKSVAPSELESVVSKTVEGLSDLLKNSPDVGFEEITEMMVSLSGSYSTSSLETKLQSRKEIMARMLTKSLQNDDAIFAKVSRSIYLAVRGVVLGGSGARGRKLADAALRRVGAAMLLDQVVNAGNMIVIMAMVTSRVHGPWYRVLV